A single region of the Halobacterium wangiae genome encodes:
- a CDS encoding M24 family metallopeptidase yields the protein MDPDFGRLDEYLDERGLNGYAFYDDASNSDLYYVTGFGAPDPFFAVYTPEATGILASSLEYGRANKESRADVVKRFSDYDFQEKRADHDAETASALVRAEFLADLGCESLAVQRKFPVGVADALREEGVTVDADDDNVVMDIRAVKTDEEIEHVRRAQRANERAMARAEELIRGADVVDGVLHHDGEPLTSEFVRQEIEITLLRNGCSLDETIVACGADAADPHNRGSGPLTADDFVIVDIFPRDKASKYHSDMTRTFLNGTPSETQREWYDVTEEALEAALDAVGPGVSGEDVNQAVVDVYQEHGHPTVFTDPETETGFIHSTGHGVGLDVHEKPGVSRGGDELQVGHVVTIEPGLYDPEVGGVRIEDIVVVTEDGYENLVDYPVSLAE from the coding sequence ATGGACCCCGACTTCGGGCGACTCGACGAGTACCTCGACGAACGCGGACTCAACGGGTACGCGTTCTACGACGACGCCTCGAACTCCGACCTCTACTACGTCACCGGCTTCGGCGCGCCCGACCCGTTCTTCGCCGTCTACACGCCCGAGGCCACTGGCATCCTCGCCTCCTCGCTGGAGTATGGCCGAGCGAACAAGGAGAGCCGCGCGGACGTCGTGAAGCGCTTCTCCGACTACGACTTCCAGGAGAAGCGTGCCGACCACGACGCCGAGACGGCGTCGGCACTCGTTCGCGCGGAGTTCCTCGCCGACCTCGGCTGCGAGTCCCTCGCCGTTCAGAGGAAGTTCCCGGTCGGCGTCGCCGACGCGCTCCGCGAGGAGGGCGTCACGGTCGACGCCGACGACGACAACGTCGTGATGGACATCCGGGCGGTGAAGACCGACGAGGAGATCGAGCACGTCCGCCGCGCACAGCGCGCCAACGAGCGGGCGATGGCGCGCGCCGAGGAGTTGATCCGGGGCGCGGACGTCGTCGACGGCGTCCTCCACCACGACGGCGAACCGCTCACCAGCGAGTTCGTGCGCCAGGAGATCGAGATCACGCTGCTCCGCAACGGCTGTTCGCTCGACGAGACCATCGTCGCCTGCGGCGCCGACGCCGCCGACCCCCACAACCGCGGCAGCGGCCCGCTGACGGCAGACGACTTCGTCATCGTCGACATCTTCCCGCGGGACAAGGCCTCGAAGTACCACAGCGACATGACGCGGACGTTTCTGAACGGGACGCCCTCGGAGACCCAGCGCGAGTGGTACGACGTGACCGAGGAGGCGCTGGAGGCCGCCCTCGACGCTGTCGGTCCCGGCGTCTCCGGCGAGGACGTGAACCAGGCGGTCGTCGACGTCTACCAGGAGCACGGCCACCCGACAGTCTTCACGGACCCGGAGACGGAGACGGGGTTCATCCACTCGACGGGGCACGGCGTCGGCCTCGACGTCCACGAGAAGCCCGGCGTCTCCCGCGGCGGCGACGAACTCCAGGTCGGCCACGTCGTCACCATCGAACCGGGACTCTACGACCCGGAGGTCGGCGGCGTCCGCATCGAGGACATCGTCGTGGTCACCGAGGACGGCTACGAGAATCTGGTCGACTACCCCGTCTCGCTCGCGGAGTAG
- a CDS encoding HalX domain-containing protein codes for MTRPATVLVVEDERELADLFADWLCARYDVRTAYSAESALEQFDEDVDVVLLDRRLPESSGDDVLQTVRERGNDCQVAMVTAVDPDFDILELGFDAYVVKPVDREDLERLVSRLLARSLYSDEVQQYFSLASKRATLETSKTDEELVDDDRYQSLCDEITAMRSNLDQLVGELDEADFLAVFKDLSEENSDGYR; via the coding sequence ATGACACGGCCGGCGACGGTCCTCGTCGTCGAGGACGAACGCGAACTCGCAGACCTGTTCGCGGACTGGCTCTGCGCCAGGTACGACGTACGGACGGCGTACAGCGCCGAGAGCGCTCTCGAACAGTTCGACGAGGACGTAGACGTGGTGTTGCTCGACCGTCGCCTCCCGGAGAGCTCCGGGGACGACGTACTACAGACCGTCCGTGAGCGCGGCAACGACTGCCAGGTGGCGATGGTGACGGCCGTCGACCCGGACTTCGACATCCTCGAACTCGGGTTCGACGCCTACGTCGTGAAGCCAGTCGACCGCGAGGACCTCGAGCGGCTGGTCAGCCGACTGCTCGCCCGCTCGCTGTACAGCGACGAGGTACAGCAGTACTTCTCGCTCGCGTCGAAGCGCGCGACCCTCGAGACGTCGAAGACCGACGAGGAACTCGTCGACGACGACCGCTACCAGTCGCTGTGCGACGAGATCACGGCGATGCGGTCGAACCTCGACCAGCTGGTCGGAGAGCTCGACGAGGCGGACTTCCTCGCGGTGTTCAAGGACCTCAGCGAGGAGAACTCGGACGGGTACCGCTGA
- a CDS encoding ATP-binding protein, with protein MSSVDVHLGAPAPGRRWLVPALGVTLAGAGLAYFGTHGVPGPMVAVATILPALALLGYGLWFWLRAPAGARGDAVFAWAIGGAGVVITLDLWAVLVGTYGSTTTVTHVVIQHTSTGALGAAIAGTYSERDRWRAGSHLRLLRALDAAMDGIAVLDDAGNVSFANAAFAEGYGVDSPGGVVGDPWQVCYPEATRERVAAVLAELDAGEREEWQGTVTARRVDGTTYPQDLSMTALAGDGYVWVCRDVTGREERDQRLRVLNRVLRHNVRNALNLVLGRAERLRERHGDDEDIESIVAAAENLLAAGEKARLLERALEAGVAPADRLGEIVTEEVERAADQYPDVSFETTVSCELEADSRLRLAVRELLSNAAEHNDAADPTVHVTVEAGPPTVRVADNGSGIPENERRALGGVEETPLRHGSGVGLWLVYWLVTQSDGTVGVTDEGNVVVRPDAEPVKSPEGAGKN; from the coding sequence ATGTCGTCCGTCGACGTCCACCTCGGTGCGCCCGCTCCCGGGCGTCGCTGGCTGGTTCCGGCCCTCGGGGTGACGCTAGCGGGTGCGGGGCTCGCTTACTTCGGCACGCACGGCGTGCCCGGCCCGATGGTGGCGGTGGCGACGATCCTCCCGGCGCTCGCACTCCTGGGGTACGGACTCTGGTTCTGGCTGCGGGCACCGGCTGGCGCCCGTGGCGACGCCGTCTTCGCGTGGGCGATCGGTGGCGCGGGGGTCGTCATCACGCTCGACCTCTGGGCCGTACTGGTGGGCACGTACGGCAGCACCACGACCGTCACCCACGTGGTCATCCAGCACACGAGCACCGGGGCGCTGGGCGCCGCCATCGCGGGCACGTACAGCGAACGCGACCGCTGGCGGGCGGGCTCGCACCTCCGACTGCTGCGCGCACTCGACGCCGCGATGGACGGGATCGCCGTGCTCGACGACGCCGGGAACGTATCCTTCGCGAACGCCGCGTTCGCCGAGGGCTACGGCGTCGACAGTCCGGGCGGCGTCGTCGGCGACCCCTGGCAGGTCTGCTACCCGGAGGCTACCCGCGAGCGCGTCGCAGCGGTGCTCGCGGAACTAGACGCGGGCGAACGCGAGGAGTGGCAAGGGACGGTCACCGCCAGGCGCGTCGACGGTACCACGTACCCGCAGGACCTCTCTATGACGGCGCTGGCCGGCGACGGCTACGTCTGGGTCTGCCGGGACGTCACCGGTCGCGAGGAGCGCGACCAGCGCCTCCGCGTGCTGAACCGCGTACTGCGCCACAACGTCCGCAACGCGCTCAACCTCGTGCTGGGGCGGGCCGAACGGCTCCGGGAGCGACACGGCGACGACGAGGACATCGAGAGCATCGTCGCCGCGGCCGAGAACCTGCTGGCTGCCGGCGAGAAGGCGCGACTGCTCGAACGCGCCCTCGAAGCGGGAGTCGCGCCGGCGGACCGACTCGGGGAGATCGTCACCGAGGAGGTCGAGCGCGCGGCTGACCAGTACCCGGACGTCTCCTTCGAGACGACCGTCAGCTGCGAACTGGAGGCGGACAGCCGACTCCGGCTGGCCGTCAGGGAGCTCCTGTCCAACGCGGCCGAACACAACGACGCCGCCGACCCCACGGTACACGTCACCGTCGAGGCCGGCCCGCCGACTGTTCGCGTCGCGGACAACGGCTCCGGCATCCCGGAGAACGAGCGCCGTGCGCTCGGCGGCGTCGAGGAGACGCCGCTCCGGCACGGCTCCGGGGTCGGTCTCTGGCTCGTCTACTGGCTCGTCACCCAGTCCGACGGTACCGTCGGGGTCACCGACGAGGGGAACGTCGTCGTTCGGCCGGACGCCGAACCTGTCAAGTCGCCTGAGGGAGCGGGAAAGAACTAA
- a CDS encoding prephenate dehydrogenase/arogenate dehydrogenase family protein — translation MDVLVVGAGNVGRWFAALADAPVAFADVDDERAAAAAEAHDGRARTVPLDAEESFGLVAIAVPMRVAEAAIEAHASKAQQAVVDFTGAMEQPLRAMATVAPARERVSFHPLFAPEHGPGRIAVSSSTPGPATDRVRKWLEAAGNDLVDVEPEDHDDAMATIQGRAHAAVLAFALAADDVPEELATPVYESLSDLAERVTDGNAGVYADIQDAFGGADEVAAAARRLADAEDFAEVYEDARR, via the coding sequence ATGGACGTACTCGTGGTGGGGGCCGGCAACGTGGGGCGGTGGTTCGCGGCGCTGGCGGACGCACCGGTGGCGTTCGCCGACGTCGACGACGAGCGAGCCGCGGCGGCCGCCGAGGCACACGACGGCCGCGCCCGGACGGTTCCACTGGACGCCGAGGAGTCGTTCGGACTGGTCGCTATCGCGGTGCCGATGCGCGTCGCGGAGGCCGCCATCGAGGCACACGCGTCGAAGGCCCAGCAGGCGGTCGTCGACTTCACCGGCGCGATGGAGCAGCCGCTGCGCGCGATGGCGACGGTGGCGCCCGCCCGCGAGCGGGTGAGCTTCCACCCACTGTTCGCACCCGAACACGGACCCGGCCGCATCGCCGTGTCGTCGAGCACACCCGGGCCCGCCACCGACCGCGTGCGCAAGTGGCTCGAAGCCGCGGGCAACGACCTCGTGGACGTGGAACCCGAAGACCACGACGACGCGATGGCGACGATCCAGGGGCGGGCGCACGCCGCCGTGCTGGCGTTCGCGCTCGCGGCCGACGACGTGCCCGAGGAACTAGCGACCCCGGTGTACGAGTCGCTGTCCGACCTCGCCGAGCGCGTCACCGACGGGAACGCCGGCGTGTACGCGGACATTCAGGACGCCTTCGGGGGTGCCGACGAGGTCGCTGCCGCCGCGCGCCGCCTCGCCGACGCCGAGGACTTCGCGGAGGTGTACGAGGATGCCCGTCGATAG
- a CDS encoding small ribosomal subunit Rsm22 family protein: MPVDRDAILDSAKYLRGVRPLDPAELREYVADQPHDAVVRQVLREHAAELGIVEREDGTFVPASDDPVSPDFDGVNALPAAYERTVENLLVDRWGPEWHRGASGDALREKIRRFKDDYYRQADVEYDSDVALGYAVYHLATYYAAIQYVLADLARDGLLSGNLRVLDVGAGVGGPALGLFDFLPEDALVEYHAVEPSAAADVLEELLEDAPRNVHPEIHRQTAEAFEPEGEYDLVLACSVLSELDDPVAVVERYLDCLAGDGTFLALAPADKHTSTQLRSVERAVERRGATVYSPTPRLWPGERPTDRGWSFDEQPEVEAPAFQRRLAESSQRPSEFLHTEVRYSYSLLRTDGRRQHDVALGADRLLKLADADDRVTDRTDAVVAKLSRNLADEDANPLFKVSDGSESEDCYAVLVRPTSLNRDLLDADYGDLLSVESALVLWNDDEEAYNLVVDEETVVDAA; this comes from the coding sequence ATGCCCGTCGATAGGGACGCGATCCTGGACAGCGCGAAGTACCTCCGTGGAGTCCGCCCGCTGGACCCCGCAGAACTCAGAGAGTACGTCGCCGACCAGCCACACGACGCGGTCGTCCGGCAGGTGCTCCGCGAGCACGCTGCGGAACTCGGCATCGTGGAGCGCGAGGACGGCACGTTCGTGCCGGCCAGCGACGACCCCGTCTCCCCCGACTTCGACGGCGTGAACGCGCTCCCCGCGGCCTACGAGCGAACCGTCGAGAACCTGCTCGTCGACCGCTGGGGTCCGGAGTGGCACCGGGGAGCGTCGGGGGACGCGTTGCGAGAGAAGATCCGACGCTTCAAGGACGACTACTACCGCCAGGCGGACGTCGAGTACGACAGCGACGTCGCGCTCGGCTACGCCGTCTACCACCTCGCGACGTACTACGCGGCCATCCAGTACGTGCTCGCGGACCTCGCTCGCGACGGCCTGCTGAGCGGTAACCTTCGAGTCCTCGACGTCGGCGCGGGCGTCGGCGGCCCCGCGCTCGGGCTGTTCGACTTCCTTCCCGAGGACGCGCTCGTCGAGTACCACGCCGTCGAGCCGAGCGCCGCGGCGGACGTGCTCGAGGAACTGCTCGAGGACGCCCCCCGGAACGTCCACCCCGAGATACACCGCCAGACGGCCGAGGCCTTCGAGCCGGAGGGCGAGTACGACCTCGTGCTCGCGTGCAGCGTCCTCAGCGAACTCGACGACCCGGTCGCCGTCGTCGAACGCTACCTCGACTGCCTCGCCGGGGATGGGACGTTTCTCGCGCTCGCCCCGGCGGACAAGCACACGAGTACGCAGCTCCGCTCGGTCGAGCGGGCGGTCGAGCGGCGCGGGGCGACGGTGTACAGCCCGACGCCGCGGCTCTGGCCCGGCGAACGGCCGACCGACCGCGGCTGGAGCTTCGACGAACAGCCGGAAGTCGAGGCGCCGGCGTTCCAGCGGCGTCTCGCGGAGTCCAGTCAGCGCCCCTCCGAGTTCCTCCACACCGAGGTCCGGTACTCGTACTCGCTGCTGCGGACGGACGGTCGCCGCCAGCACGACGTCGCCCTGGGCGCGGACCGCCTGCTGAAACTCGCGGACGCCGACGACCGGGTGACCGACCGAACGGACGCGGTGGTCGCGAAACTCTCCCGGAACCTCGCCGACGAGGACGCTAACCCGCTGTTCAAGGTGAGCGACGGCAGCGAGAGCGAGGACTGTTACGCGGTGCTCGTCCGGCCGACGAGCCTCAATCGCGACCTCCTGGACGCCGACTACGGCGACCTGCTCTCAGTGGAGTCCGCGCTCGTCCTCTGGAACGACGACGAGGAGGCGTACAACCTCGTCGTCGACGAGGAGACGGTCGTCGACGCGGCGTAG
- a CDS encoding Lrp/AsnC family transcriptional regulator: protein MTLEGLDDLDRLIIHALQRNARKTSSKTIADRAGVSPSTVRNRIQRLEDRGILRGYHADVDYERAGYQLHTLIVCTAPVPRREELAASALEIPGVVRVEEVMTGAENVHVSAVGTDSDDLSRIGRDLNELGLEVVDEDIIRNIHHGSYTEFETGAEDGT, encoded by the coding sequence ATGACTCTCGAAGGGCTCGACGACCTGGACCGACTGATCATCCACGCGCTCCAGCGGAACGCCAGGAAGACATCCTCGAAGACCATCGCGGACCGCGCCGGCGTCTCCCCGAGTACGGTCCGCAACCGCATCCAGCGCCTGGAGGACCGCGGTATCCTGCGGGGCTACCACGCCGACGTCGACTACGAGCGAGCGGGCTACCAGCTGCACACGCTCATCGTCTGTACGGCGCCAGTTCCACGGCGCGAGGAACTCGCGGCGTCCGCCTTGGAGATCCCGGGTGTCGTCCGGGTAGAGGAGGTGATGACCGGGGCCGAGAACGTACACGTCTCCGCGGTCGGGACCGACAGCGACGACCTGAGCCGCATCGGCCGGGACCTGAACGAACTCGGCCTGGAGGTGGTCGACGAGGACATCATCCGGAACATCCACCACGGGTCCTACACCGAGTTCGAGACGGGTGCTGAGGACGGAACGTGA
- a CDS encoding NAD-binding protein, with protein sequence MSTPRQNPREAEHRHSNDPVFVVGGGPVGRDVADRLTADGQTVTFVDRSPPTDPPPEQSVHGVEEVCSAVLRDLELGDVTTALVLEPEDATNLLLAQCLRTQFDVERVIVRVNDPDRLDVFENVDVETVDATAVLGTEIVRRR encoded by the coding sequence ATGAGCACACCACGACAGAACCCCAGAGAAGCGGAGCACCGACACAGTAACGATCCCGTCTTCGTGGTCGGTGGCGGACCCGTCGGACGAGACGTGGCCGACCGACTCACCGCGGACGGCCAGACGGTGACGTTCGTCGACCGGTCCCCACCCACCGACCCGCCCCCCGAACAGTCGGTCCACGGCGTCGAGGAGGTCTGCAGTGCGGTGCTCCGGGACCTCGAACTCGGAGACGTCACGACGGCTCTCGTTCTGGAACCCGAGGACGCGACCAACCTGCTGCTCGCACAGTGTCTCCGGACGCAGTTCGACGTCGAGCGCGTGATCGTCCGCGTCAACGACCCCGACCGACTGGACGTCTTCGAGAACGTCGACGTCGAAACCGTCGACGCGACGGCAGTCCTCGGTACTGAGATCGTTCGGAGGCGGTAA
- a CDS encoding amino acid permease — MKKLERDLGLGAVFAISVGAMIGSGIFILPALALEIAGPAVILAYLLAGLLVVPAALSKSEMATAMPEAGGTYLYIERGMGPVLGTIAGVGTWFSLSFKSALALVGGVPYLVLLFDLPVKPVALGLAAFLVLVNLLGAKQTGRLQVVIVSVMLVALGWFVAGSAGGVEQANYQNFFVGGWEGLLAATGLVFVSYAGVTKVASVAEEVEDPGRNIPIGILGSLAFTTLLYVGIVAVMVGVTEAGAVAGSATPVAVAADATLGQWGVYAVIAAAILALVSTANAGILSSSRYPFAMSRDRLAPPTFAEIHEKFGTPTTAITLTGAVVLVLIAFVPILEIAKLASAFQILVFVLINLAVVAFRHGSTEYEPEFHSPLYPWMQAFGVVSGVVLLTQMGMVPLLGALVITLGSIAWYVVYARPRIRREGAATDVIRRRLGRDVLTETEDIVAEAGDGDYEVLVALTRYATADRERSLLALAADLVRPYDGRVVVVRFEEVPDQAPLDHAAEVQSPADVSFEEQTDALAAEFDVDVEYGEIVSHDTKRAMVNFAEHRDVDLVVAEHERLRLRSRLLGDPIDWFVRHAHCDALLVENRGYDDPQNVVLEGDGGPYDPATVAVANTIAGETGGHVTLQFPVSDGQPDQRRETIEAYQEELAGLLSAPVRAPFPRTDGGDETLDAGVADLVIRTGTRNRIRGGRDRHTPTAADCTEVTVYPHESRQPGLVRRLVERVVF; from the coding sequence ATGAAGAAACTCGAACGAGACCTCGGACTCGGTGCAGTGTTCGCCATCAGCGTCGGTGCGATGATCGGCAGTGGCATCTTCATCCTCCCGGCGCTCGCACTGGAGATCGCCGGCCCGGCGGTGATCCTCGCGTACCTGCTCGCGGGACTCCTCGTCGTCCCGGCGGCGCTCTCCAAGTCGGAGATGGCGACGGCGATGCCGGAGGCCGGCGGCACCTACCTCTACATCGAGCGCGGGATGGGACCGGTGCTCGGCACCATCGCCGGCGTCGGAACGTGGTTCTCGCTGTCGTTCAAGAGTGCGCTCGCGCTCGTCGGCGGCGTCCCCTACCTGGTGTTGCTGTTCGACCTCCCCGTGAAGCCGGTCGCGCTCGGCCTCGCGGCGTTCCTCGTGCTCGTGAACCTCCTGGGCGCCAAACAGACCGGTCGGCTCCAGGTGGTCATCGTCTCGGTGATGCTCGTCGCGCTGGGCTGGTTCGTCGCCGGGAGCGCCGGCGGCGTCGAACAGGCCAACTACCAGAACTTCTTCGTCGGCGGCTGGGAGGGGCTGCTCGCCGCGACCGGCCTCGTCTTCGTCTCCTACGCGGGCGTCACGAAGGTCGCGAGCGTCGCCGAGGAGGTCGAGGACCCCGGTCGGAACATCCCCATCGGCATCCTCGGGTCGCTGGCGTTCACCACGCTGCTGTACGTCGGTATCGTCGCCGTGATGGTCGGCGTGACGGAAGCCGGAGCAGTCGCCGGGTCCGCGACTCCGGTCGCCGTCGCTGCGGACGCGACCCTCGGGCAGTGGGGCGTCTACGCGGTCATCGCCGCGGCCATCCTCGCGCTCGTCTCGACGGCCAACGCCGGGATCCTCTCGTCCTCGCGGTACCCGTTCGCGATGAGCCGCGACAGACTCGCGCCGCCGACGTTCGCGGAGATCCACGAGAAGTTCGGCACCCCCACGACGGCCATCACGCTCACCGGGGCCGTCGTCCTGGTGCTCATCGCGTTCGTCCCCATCCTCGAGATCGCGAAACTCGCGAGCGCCTTCCAGATCCTCGTGTTCGTCCTCATAAACCTCGCCGTGGTCGCGTTCCGGCACGGCAGCACAGAGTACGAACCCGAGTTCCACTCGCCGCTGTACCCGTGGATGCAGGCCTTCGGGGTCGTCAGCGGCGTCGTGTTGCTGACCCAGATGGGGATGGTCCCGCTCCTCGGAGCCCTCGTCATCACGCTCGGCAGTATCGCGTGGTACGTCGTGTACGCCCGTCCGCGCATCCGCCGGGAGGGCGCCGCTACGGACGTCATCCGGCGTCGACTCGGGCGCGACGTCCTCACGGAGACCGAGGACATCGTCGCCGAGGCCGGCGACGGTGACTACGAGGTGCTCGTCGCGCTCACCCGGTACGCCACCGCAGACCGCGAACGGTCGCTGCTGGCGCTCGCCGCCGACCTCGTCCGTCCCTACGACGGCCGCGTCGTCGTGGTGCGATTCGAGGAGGTCCCCGACCAGGCACCCCTCGACCACGCGGCCGAGGTCCAGTCGCCCGCCGACGTCTCCTTCGAGGAGCAGACGGACGCCCTCGCCGCCGAGTTCGACGTGGACGTCGAGTACGGCGAGATCGTCAGCCACGACACGAAGCGCGCCATGGTGAACTTCGCGGAACACCGCGACGTGGACCTCGTCGTCGCTGAACACGAGCGACTGCGGCTCCGGTCGCGGCTCCTCGGCGACCCTATCGACTGGTTCGTCAGGCACGCCCACTGCGACGCGCTGCTGGTGGAGAACCGCGGCTACGACGACCCGCAGAACGTCGTCCTCGAGGGCGACGGCGGCCCCTACGACCCCGCGACGGTCGCCGTCGCGAACACGATCGCCGGCGAGACCGGAGGCCACGTCACGCTCCAGTTCCCTGTGTCGGACGGACAGCCGGACCAGCGCCGGGAGACCATCGAGGCCTACCAGGAGGAGCTCGCGGGCCTGCTGTCGGCGCCGGTCCGGGCGCCGTTCCCCCGGACCGACGGCGGCGACGAGACGCTGGACGCGGGCGTCGCAGACCTCGTAATCCGCACGGGGACCCGGAACCGCATCCGTGGCGGACGGGACCGACACACGCCGACCGCGGCCGACTGCACCGAGGTGACCGTCTACCCCCACGAGTCCAGACAGCCCGGGCTGGTCCGCCGGCTGGTCGAGCGCGTCGTGTTCTGA
- a CDS encoding inorganic phosphate transporter, which produces MVSLLAVVGILVAAFVGFNIGGSSTGVAFGPAVGSRLVRKATAAGLFSVFALAGAWTIGRNVIATMSDGIVPAAQFSPAAGVGVLFFTGFSLLISNIYGVPASTSMTAVGAIVGLGLATGSLNEALMFTIVSAWIVAPLVGFAIGAVIGRYVYPQLDARLSFTRLQRQLIQVDRSGRLPRLHLNPNASSRDLVASFLVLGIACYMGFSAGASNAANAVAPLVGNGTVDTSQGVLLAVAAISLGGFTIARRTLATVGEGITDLPILAALIVSTVGATIITVLSYLGIPASLAVSTTCCIIGLGWGRASRAVTLAELATPSVEPEPGPGLSTGALAAPSVADDDTGGTTVGDIASGETEEPATPPKETPTVPPIGEEDIEELTAEDLFDPAATSRIVFLWVATPALSVVGSYVLFAFLL; this is translated from the coding sequence GTGGTTTCGTTGCTCGCCGTGGTCGGCATCCTGGTCGCGGCGTTCGTCGGGTTCAACATCGGTGGCTCCTCGACGGGCGTCGCGTTCGGACCAGCGGTCGGCAGCAGACTCGTCAGGAAGGCGACAGCGGCGGGGCTGTTCAGCGTGTTCGCGCTCGCCGGCGCGTGGACCATCGGGCGGAACGTCATCGCGACGATGAGCGACGGCATCGTGCCAGCCGCACAGTTCTCGCCGGCGGCAGGCGTCGGCGTCCTCTTCTTCACGGGCTTCTCGCTGCTCATCTCGAACATCTACGGCGTCCCCGCCTCGACGTCGATGACCGCCGTCGGTGCCATCGTCGGCCTCGGTCTCGCGACGGGGTCGCTCAACGAGGCGCTGATGTTCACCATCGTCTCGGCGTGGATCGTCGCGCCACTCGTCGGCTTCGCCATCGGCGCGGTCATCGGACGGTACGTCTACCCGCAACTCGACGCGCGGCTGTCGTTCACGCGACTCCAGCGACAGTTGATACAGGTCGACCGGTCGGGGCGGCTCCCCCGGTTACACCTCAACCCGAACGCGTCGTCCCGCGACCTCGTCGCCTCGTTCCTGGTGCTCGGCATCGCCTGCTACATGGGGTTCAGTGCGGGCGCGAGCAACGCCGCGAACGCCGTCGCGCCACTCGTCGGCAACGGCACGGTCGACACCAGCCAGGGGGTGTTGCTCGCGGTCGCGGCCATCAGTCTCGGCGGGTTCACCATCGCCCGTCGCACCCTGGCGACGGTCGGCGAGGGTATCACCGACCTCCCCATCCTCGCCGCCCTCATCGTCTCGACGGTCGGCGCGACGATCATCACCGTCCTCTCCTACCTCGGTATCCCGGCGAGTCTCGCGGTGAGCACGACGTGTTGCATCATCGGCCTGGGCTGGGGGCGGGCGAGTCGCGCCGTCACGCTGGCCGAACTGGCGACGCCGTCCGTCGAACCCGAACCGGGACCCGGCCTCTCGACGGGGGCGCTGGCGGCCCCGTCCGTCGCCGACGACGACACGGGCGGGACGACGGTGGGGGACATCGCGAGCGGGGAGACCGAGGAACCGGCGACGCCCCCCAAGGAGACGCCGACGGTCCCGCCGATCGGCGAGGAGGACATCGAGGAACTGACCGCGGAGGACCTCTTCGACCCGGCGGCGACCAGCCGCATCGTGTTCCTCTGGGTGGCGACGCCCGCGCTGTCGGTCGTCGGCTCCTACGTGCTGTTCGCCTTCCTGCTGTAG
- a CDS encoding universal stress protein, with protein MVSRVLVPMDGSEMAEHALEYALDEFPDAELTVLTVVGQPTAFWAEATALALEDDIVQAAEERAEPVLARAREIAADYDTEIATEVRVGHPSRAIVNMASDFETVVVGSHGGSMADRLIVGNVAETVFRQSPSPVVVVR; from the coding sequence ATGGTCTCGCGCGTTCTCGTGCCGATGGACGGTTCCGAGATGGCCGAACACGCCCTCGAGTACGCCCTCGACGAGTTCCCCGACGCCGAACTGACCGTGCTGACCGTAGTCGGGCAGCCCACCGCGTTCTGGGCGGAGGCGACGGCGCTCGCACTGGAGGACGACATCGTACAGGCCGCCGAAGAGCGCGCGGAACCGGTCCTGGCTCGCGCTCGCGAGATCGCCGCGGACTACGACACCGAGATCGCCACCGAAGTCAGGGTGGGACACCCGAGTCGCGCCATCGTGAACATGGCATCGGACTTCGAGACGGTCGTCGTCGGTAGTCACGGCGGGTCGATGGCCGACCGCCTGATCGTGGGCAACGTCGCCGAGACCGTCTTCCGTCAGTCGCCGTCGCCGGTCGTCGTCGTTCGCTGA